The Tripterygium wilfordii isolate XIE 37 chromosome 21, ASM1340144v1, whole genome shotgun sequence genome segment ttgtgtgggggTTGGGATGATTGGGGAGAAACTAAGAGAGAAATTAATGATATTGCCACACAGCACGTGAGAAGCATGATTATTACCTTCTGAATTGGGTTAGAATATGATGTCCTTGATTGAGGTATTAAGTTATGAAGTCATCAATATATAGGTTcatatcacatttttatttACTTAAGCTGGCAAGTGTTTGGCCCCAAATTGGGGAGTCATGTACTTACTTGAAGCTTATTAACACTTCAAACGGCATTTGAAGGATAACACTGCCGGAAACTAGTCAAACTGAGCAATTTGTCTTCTGTTATCTGCTTGTCTTGTACATTTTCAGTGTTTGCATTCTAAGCGCACAATCTTGTTTCATCTGGCTGTGATGATCTGAACCTGAGTTACTATTAAATAGTAGAAACCTATAGTGCTATTGCTCTTCTGAATGAATGACATTGCCGAACATTATAGAATgatgttattaaaaataaatttaagttAGTTTATCTAAGATTTTGAtgtaaataatttttctttcctgTTCGACAGACATTTCAAAGAGAAAATGCAGCAGCAGACCAAAAAGGATGAAGCAAAGTGGAAACTGTTAGTTAGCAAAGTGATAGCAGTGAAAATTGCGATTGGACCATTCTCATCTCGGTCCTCAAGTTTACTATGACTCCTGTAAATTAGTTCTGCGGAATAAGTTCCTAATGTTCCTCCATATCTGCAAGCAATAATGGGAACTGTAAAGAAAGTATTTGTTACAAACAGCTAGAGAATGTTTTGTTCTATAAGGATGAAAAGGCACACAGCATGTTAAAGTCCGCTACTTTGCTACTTCTTGGATACTCTTCATATTTCAACTTGTTAATCCAATATGGGTTTTTACTACCATAATTTGAGACGGGGTGTATGTTTAAGCAATTGCTTGATGTggcagaaaaaaaaagttgattgaAGGGCTGGGATTAAACAACcttcaattcttggaatgtgaagATTGACATAAGCAAACTGTTCCAATTCTCAAGTTGCTAAGGATATACACAGATGCTACTTGGTAAATTCTGGGTGACCGTGTCCTCCATAATATAATAATCTGGGTAATTAAAGATATTATCAGTTTGCGGGGTCTTATATAATCTGGGGTTTCTATATTATAGGACTGTCCGTTGTATTCCGAAATTTGCTCTTAGGGTGTATGGAATTGGCTTTTAGATGACTATATTGGCTGATTTTTTGTCATATGATTCCTAATAATATGACtcaaaagaaatataaataCGAAATGGAAATTAATCATAGCACTATAATTATGTTTTTGTTGCAATAATGTTATTCTGTATATTTCTCATATTAGAATAAACTCTTCAGGTGACCAAAGTTTCATATACTATCAAAATGCTTCACTAGCATCATCTATCGActattcaaaaattaaaaaaattattgccaTGGATTATTTTTTCAAACCCTATCAAGAatctaattttataaattacttaaaatcaaaatttggttggaaaagcataaaaataaaatttaatttcattCCCAATGGACAGAAGGAATGCTAAagatgtttaaaaaaaaaaaaaaccaccaaatAATTAATCGAGCAAACGAaggacaaaaaaattaaaacattatTTGCAAAGAAGAGTACTACTTTGGAAGTCACTTTTACTAGTTTAGTTcgtctttgtgtaatttggcCCAACAAGTTTTTTAAAGACCATGACAATTGACAACCACACTTTCTGGATCCAGAATATAATATTTCACATTTCATGTTGAATTATGTTATGCTACATCTATTTTTATTCCTTCTCTCTTTAAATTATCAACATAATCTAGGGACTGGTGGTTCTTAGCCCTTCCACAGTTCAATGCACTAGTTGATTTGTTTAGGACTATATAAACATAGATGCAACTCAAATCAGACTGGGGTTTAGAAAAGTAATTTTAAACTATAAAgcaaagaaatgaaaattttcatcacCTTAAGTTCATAAAACTCCCCACACAATCAAAATAATGATGATGTGAGTGAGATGATGGTTCATGGCTACTTGAACCTTAAAATTTGTTTGATATCCAGAAGTTAACAAAACAGAAACACTAAAAAATTAACCCTAAAAACAATGAAGGCTGTTTCAATTCTCAAATTTCCAAGGATAGCACAGTTATACCACTTGGTAATTCTGTGTGACCAACTGTGTCCTCTGAGCAAACCTGGGCGGGGGGCCGCCTCTCAGGGGGATGACATTTGCAACCTACAGGGAAAAAAAGGGCAAAAGAAGAAAGTTAGAGACACGTTCATGGAGTCCACAACAAGTCTCCCCTAAAGCACAAGAGCCGATTGACTAACAATTATAATAGTTAAAATGATTTTCAATCATAATTGTTATAGTCAGAAGCATCTCCCCAATCCATGGGGGACAATGCAATAAGTTTTAAATTCTACCTTTAGAAGATAACATAAATAGCATCAAGTTTTCGTTACAAATGCTCTGCGAGAATCTTGAACCAGTTCAAAAAGCTGTGTAGTTTTAAGAACACAAGTTCTAACATGTGGCCTTTATTTACATTGAAGTAAAGAGGTCTGGCTACGAAGCTGAAGGGAATACCAGTAAACATTTCACACCATATCAGAATTGCAAATCAGATACACACTAAAGCTAAAAGGGGAAAACGATATATTTGTGTCTTGCCCCAGTGCAACTGTCATGCGATCGATTCCAACATGCGGCCCAGCAATGAAGTAAATATTATATCAAATCAAATGCAATCATAAAAAAGGGGCCAGAAGTCCAATGATATGATTCAGAAATCCATTCAAAAGaaacatgatttaacataagaTGGGCCATAAATCTGGATATAATAGTATTATTATATAGTACAGAAGAATTTATTTATTAGGTAATATCAGAGAGCAGCTATaggtaataactaataagttaAACTAACCTTCAGGTCACTGTACGTGCTGGTGGCTGAAAACCGTACAGAAATGGGGAAAAATACTGATGAATCTGCTGGAGGCACCACAAACTCCATTGATCCACTGCCAACAATTTCAATATTTCACTTAGCATTGTAGGATAAACCAATAAGAACAAGCATGGATAGAAACTTAAGAAAGAAAATCTAAAGTTAATAAAGCACTCAATGATTGCTAACCTGCTGCTTGAGTCATCAATGAGAAGAATGGACCACTCCATAACAGAATTTCTAGAGTCATACCTGCAAGTGAAGGAGGTGCGAATATTTAAAACCAACTAAAgaagaataatatatatatgagttatatgaaaaggaagaaaggaaaGACGCAAGTCAAAAAGAGTGCACATAAGGAAAACCAAGTTATTTTAGAGATGAAaatttaaggggaaaaaagaagagtaGAGaagtaaaaataagaaaagatcgTCACCAAGTAATCAGTAACCCCACATTTCTCTCATAAATTTGAATTTGAGTATTTCAAGGGAAATCTGAGTACCGAAACACATAATTAAACTAATGAAAACATAGCCACCTTCAACAGTGGAAGTAAGAGATGTATGATTCTGAAAAGGAATGTTGAATTAACATATTAAGTCAAAAAGATGGAGCAACCCCCAACAACACTACTGTACTTAGAAATATGAAGTTACTTCTATAGCtttaaagaaaatacaaattgTTTATAGTGGCTTTTTCCCCTTTTCATTGTAGACTTTGCTTATGTGGAGAGTTGAGGAAATTCAAGTAGAAGACACTAAAAACACGAGGAAAGCTGACAAAGACATGGATGAAAGTGGTAATGAAGGATATAGGCTTCAAACAGTCACAGAGAATGCAGCTTTGGATTGGAACGACTAGAGGATAAAAATCCATACGATGGATTCCAACTAATTTCTTGCAAGGATTCAAGTAGCCAGCACCAAATTGGTCAGGATAGAGTTTAATTATGATGATTGTATACTTCTTAATATGTGGTACTTCACCAACTTGACGGTTTTTCTAATATGTAAGTTTGTTAGGACAAaaaaaagtctcacatcggttATCGAAgggtcttgtatccagcatataagctggtgcaagccttcaaacacttgtccagccttttccaggaaggtgggctgggaactgccacggcccaatgggctgagatggtggggaggctggctttGGGTTGTGCCattgtgggattttctacatggtatcggagcaggtgtgcgctcgtccccgataagaagtccactcgttgggccttgggctttgatacccagtccacgagtgcgggggagtgttaggacaaaaaaaagtctcacatcggttATCGAAgggtcttgtatccagcatataagctggtgcaagccttcaaacacttgtcaagccttttccaaatggaaggggcttggaactgccacggcccaatgggtcgagatggtggggaggcttggcttgggtttgtgccgTGCTGGGATTTTCTACAAAGTTTCTTAAAGATTTTCCTTTCTTTATGCAGCATATCAAACTACCGGGCAAAGTCTAGTAAATAAACACAGGAAGGTGGaggaaaacacaaaacaaacacCTGACCAAATTATAGCTTCCATGGTTTTATATTGAAATTCCACAGCTCGCAGACAAAATGTACATCTACATCAGCACAAAGATGCCCATAGAAATATATGCATACACACATAGATACATATTCTCACCTCCATTCACCGTCAATCTGTCTAACACTTGGTGCCTCACGAAGAGCTGGAAGGGGTACTGAGATCACTACATTTCGCAGATCAAACATTGATGAAGCTTCATACTCTATGCTTACGTAATTTTCATTTCCAGAAACAGAGGGCCAGCAATTAACTGCGATGCACAAAAGTTGATGAACAATGGGAGCACAGAGAACATCATAAATCACAGTCTATGACATCATACTTGTCAGTGGCACCACTGACTCATCTGCACTCTGCATTCTCCACCTCAAAAGACCAACACCAGCTTGACCAGTAGGAAAAGGTCGATTTGAGTCCTTCAAGCCTAGAATATTTTCATTGGCAAATAATTCCTTGTTCATGTTAGGGTGTGACTTGAAAAGGATGCCAGGATTTCCCCCTGTTTCAACCTGGAAACAAGAAAATCACAAACTATGTCATGTGTAAAAAAAAGTATTGAGAAAATACAGTTCTTCAACGAGAAACACAGTAAAAATGCATCAATAGTCACAACTCAGAAGCCACTTTACTCAACATTGGAATCAAACCTAAATAGagcaaaacaaagcaaaataaaaaattgcaaccaaaaagaaagaagcatgagcacaaataagaagaagacaaaGGTCGAAGAAGACAGGCTTCTTTGATGAGTACTTGGTGTGCAGGGTTTATTTTGCTGGGCTTGGGCACAAATATGGCCCATTTTTTACACACAACACATTTTTTAAGTCCAGCCGAATACCAGTCGAATCGGAACACGATTTTTTTAAGCAAAAGGGATGCAAGATAGCTGCACCCGCACCCCAAACGAACCCAGTGCGTGTGCGAAGACCCTCCAAGCGCACCCTGCTTCCTAGAAAGGAAGTTAAAAGCACAAAGACAAGTACACATGCACTCCAAACACCAACACGAGAGAGAGAGCACCTGATTCCACCATCACGTTTTAGCGTCACATTAAGTTTCTCCTCTACAGTCAAAATGACTGGATCAGTAGGTGGGGGCACAGCTGATTTGGACAAGCCAACTTTTGGCTGAACATCATCAAGAATGACTTCGCCTTCAGCCTTCAGGGATTCAAGGAACTGATTTGTCTTCTGGGTCTTACCAAGCTTCATTCTAAGACCTTTAGATGGAGCAGTGGCAGATGAAGGTGCCTGTCCTGATGGAAGCATACACAGAGACAGAGCTTCTCAGTTTGTACATAataattttatgtaaaaaatttcaaaaaataaatctaCCATCCCATTGTCCCCTGACAGTCAATAAACAGGTAATGAGAAAACGATTTAAAACTCTCATGCAAACCATACTTCAACAGAAAaatgacacacacacacaaatgaaAAGATCTCTATAATGCATACTAAAGTTGGTTTACTTGTGGCATGCAGAGGAAAATTGACAACTTCTTTACGCTAGAAGCGCACTTGAAACTGTTATATTGATAACAAAAAACAAACCTTTGGACTTGCTAGGATAGGACTCAACATCAGGGCTTGATCCAAATGTAGGACCACTTCCAAAACCACTTCCACTGCTAGAAATGCTGATATCGCCATAGCTACTGTCAATTCTTCCAGAGCCCATTGATGGCATTGAAATATACCCTCCTTTATCACCTCTATTCTTTTCAATCTGGGATGGAGGGAAAAAATAAGATTCA includes the following:
- the LOC119988587 gene encoding LOW QUALITY PROTEIN: coatomer subunit delta-like (The sequence of the model RefSeq protein was modified relative to this genomic sequence to represent the inferred CDS: substituted 2 bases at 2 genomic stop codons), producing MVVLAASIVSKAGKVLLSRQFVEVTRIRIEGLLAAFPKLLGTGKQHTYVETENVRCVYQPIEALYLLLVTNKQSNILEDLETLRLLSKLIPDYSFSLDEEGICNAAFELIFAFDEVISLGHKENVTVAQVTQYCEMESHEEKLHKLVQQSKINETKDVMKSKASEIDNSKIEKNRGDKGGYISMPSMGSGRIDSSYGDISISSSGSGFGSGPTFGSSPDVESYPSKSKGQAPSSATAPSKGLRMKLGKTQKTNQFLESLKAEGEVILDDVQPKVGLSKSAVPPPTDPVILTVEEKLNVTLKRDGGIRCSLSRVGVWKLYFLNTFFYTXHSLXFSCFQVETGGNPGILFKSHPNMNKELFANENILGLKDSNRPFPTGQAGVGLLRWRMQSADESVVPLTINCWPSVSGNENYVSIEYEASSMFDLRNVVISVPLPALREAPSVRQIDGEWRYDSRNSVMEWSILLIDDSSSSGSMEFVVPPADSSVFFPISVRFSATSTYSDLKVANVIPLRGGPPPRFAQRTQLVTQNYQVV